From Actinomycetota bacterium, one genomic window encodes:
- a CDS encoding branched-chain amino acid ABC transporter permease — MSFFLNQVIIGIQLGSQYVMVALGLTLIFGILDISHFAHGHLYMIGAYLLYVVMVLGGVNYWLALFICMAALAFAGVMVERAVYRPLRGQPQINTFIAAIGLILMLETLVRGIQPKALSVPKPVDSTLSFAGVTMEVQRLIVIVGAILFITALQLFIKRTRLGTAIEAVAQDREGASLVGINVNRISALTFAVATALAAAAAVLMAPLAFISPEMGSVLILKAFVIVVIGGLGSVKGAIVGGYILGLLEALAIAYVSSAYKDVFAFAVLIAILAVRPTGLFRGRD; from the coding sequence GTGTCCTTTTTCCTCAACCAGGTGATCATCGGCATCCAGCTCGGAAGCCAGTACGTCATGGTCGCCCTGGGGCTCACCCTCATCTTCGGGATACTGGACATCTCCCATTTCGCCCACGGCCATCTGTACATGATCGGCGCCTATCTGCTCTACGTGGTCATGGTGCTGGGGGGCGTGAACTACTGGCTCGCCCTGTTCATCTGCATGGCGGCCCTGGCCTTTGCGGGGGTGATGGTGGAACGGGCGGTTTACAGGCCCCTGCGCGGCCAGCCCCAGATCAACACCTTCATCGCCGCCATCGGGCTCATCCTCATGCTGGAGACCCTGGTGCGGGGCATCCAGCCCAAGGCCTTGAGCGTCCCCAAGCCCGTGGACAGCACCCTGAGCTTCGCGGGCGTGACCATGGAGGTCCAGCGACTCATCGTCATCGTCGGGGCCATCCTGTTCATCACGGCCCTGCAGCTGTTCATAAAACGCACCCGCCTGGGCACGGCCATCGAGGCGGTCGCCCAGGACCGCGAGGGGGCCTCCCTGGTGGGGATCAACGTGAACCGCATCTCCGCCCTCACCTTCGCCGTCGCCACCGCCCTGGCCGCCGCAGCGGCGGTGCTCATGGCGCCCCTGGCATTCATCTCGCCGGAGATGGGCAGCGTGCTCATCCTCAAGGCCTTCGTCATCGTGGTCATCGGGGGGCTGGGGAGCGTAAAGGGGGCCATCGTGGGTGGGTACATCCTGGGGTTGCTGGAGGCCCTTGCCATAGCCTACGTATCCTCCGCCTACAAGGACGTCTTCGCCTTCGCGGTGCTCATCGCCATACTGGCCGTGCGCCCCACCGGCCTGTTTCGAGGCAGGGATTGA
- a CDS encoding ABC transporter ATP-binding protein — translation MLELKDVHSSIGKHEILGGVSLRIAEGELVCLLGANGAGKSTLFKTIAGLIRPWRGEITFEGEAISRRSPDRIVRRGISLCPEGRKLFPRLSVKKNLMMGAYTRHRDKREVAESLREVFGLFPILEERSAQEAGTLSGGEQQMLAIGRALMSRPRLLLLDEPSLGLAPLVVKKIMETIADINRRGVTVFLSEQNAGMALGISARGYVLENGRIVLEGEASELAGNEEVKKAYIGA, via the coding sequence TTGCTTGAGCTGAAAGACGTCCACAGCTCCATCGGAAAACACGAGATCCTGGGAGGGGTGAGCCTGCGCATCGCGGAGGGGGAGCTCGTCTGCCTCCTGGGCGCGAACGGCGCCGGGAAATCCACCCTCTTCAAGACCATCGCCGGGCTCATCCGGCCCTGGCGGGGGGAGATAACCTTCGAGGGCGAGGCGATAAGCAGGAGGAGCCCGGACAGGATAGTGCGCAGGGGGATATCCCTCTGCCCGGAGGGGCGAAAGCTCTTCCCCCGCCTCTCGGTGAAGAAGAACCTCATGATGGGCGCCTACACCCGCCACCGCGACAAGAGGGAGGTGGCGGAGAGTCTGCGCGAGGTCTTCGGTCTCTTCCCCATTCTGGAGGAACGGTCGGCCCAGGAAGCGGGCACCTTGAGCGGCGGGGAGCAACAGATGTTGGCCATCGGCCGCGCCCTCATGTCCCGTCCCCGGCTGCTCCTGCTCGACGAACCCTCACTGGGGCTGGCGCCGCTGGTGGTGAAGAAGATCATGGAGACCATCGCGGATATCAACCGCCGGGGGGTGACGGTCTTCCTCTCGGAGCAGAACGCCGGCATGGCGCTTGGTATTTCCGCCCGAGGTTACGTGTTGGAGAACGGGCGCATAGTGCTGGAGGGAGAGGCCTCGGAGCTGGCGGGGAACGAGGAAGTGAAGAAGGCTTACATCGGGGCTTGA
- the dut gene encoding dUTP diphosphatase, whose product MRRLEGYGGEGVILRVKRLDPDMEPPSYAHPGDAGLDIRSAEDVVILPGERALVSTGFSMALPEGYAAFVQPRSGLAARDGISIVNTPGLVDCHYRGEVKVILINHGSEPFRVRRGDRIAQMVIQKVEAARVEVVEELEETARGEGGFGSTGI is encoded by the coding sequence ATGAGGCGCCTGGAAGGATATGGAGGAGAGGGAGTCATCCTGCGGGTGAAGAGGCTGGATCCGGACATGGAACCGCCTTCCTATGCCCACCCCGGGGACGCGGGGCTGGACATCCGCAGCGCGGAGGACGTGGTCATCCTCCCCGGGGAGCGGGCCCTGGTGTCCACGGGATTCTCCATGGCCCTACCGGAGGGCTATGCAGCCTTCGTACAGCCGCGCAGCGGCCTGGCGGCCCGAGACGGCATCAGCATCGTCAACACGCCCGGACTCGTCGACTGCCATTACCGCGGCGAGGTGAAGGTCATCCTCATCAACCACGGCAGCGAGCCCTTCCGAGTGCGGCGGGGGGACCGCATCGCCCAGATGGTCATCCAGAAGGTGGAAGCGGCACGGGTCGAGGTGGTGGAGGAGCTGGAGGAGACGGCGCGCGGAGAGGGAGGATTCGGATCCACCGGCATCTAA
- a CDS encoding ABC transporter ATP-binding protein, whose amino-acid sequence MKEHRDTLLEVRGLRTWFHTREGVVKAVDGVSFTVARGEALAVVGESGCGKTVTALSVMRLIPDPPGRIEEGEILFEGRDLLRMDDREIRQVRGNHIGMIFQDPMTSLNPVFTIGSQIREAIQVHLGLSRKEAKKRAIELLEMVEIPQAERRYKMYPHEFSGGMRQRAMIAMALSCQPKLLIADEPSTALDVTIQAQIMELIGKLREEIDLAVMLITHDLGVVAGVAETVLVMYAGKVVEYADIDRVYYNSRHPYAWSLMRSVPRLDEKKDRLLTIGGSPPSLINLPPGCSFSPRCPFGEEVCAVEEPPLVEVEPEHLSACHFAMDFERHGQGVKS is encoded by the coding sequence GTGAAAGAACACCGTGATACCCTCCTCGAGGTAAGAGGTCTACGCACCTGGTTCCATACCCGGGAGGGCGTGGTCAAGGCGGTGGATGGGGTCTCCTTCACCGTGGCCAGGGGCGAGGCCCTCGCGGTGGTGGGAGAGTCGGGCTGCGGGAAGACGGTCACCGCCCTTTCGGTGATGCGGCTGATCCCCGATCCCCCGGGGAGGATCGAGGAGGGGGAGATACTCTTCGAGGGACGCGACCTCCTGCGGATGGACGACAGGGAGATCCGGCAGGTGAGGGGAAACCACATCGGGATGATCTTCCAGGATCCCATGACCTCCCTCAACCCCGTCTTCACCATCGGCAGCCAGATCAGGGAGGCCATCCAGGTACACCTCGGGCTTTCTCGCAAGGAGGCGAAGAAGAGGGCCATAGAGCTGCTGGAGATGGTGGAGATCCCCCAGGCCGAGAGACGCTACAAGATGTATCCCCACGAGTTCTCGGGAGGTATGCGCCAACGGGCCATGATCGCCATGGCCCTGTCATGCCAGCCCAAGTTGCTCATCGCCGACGAGCCCTCCACCGCCCTGGACGTCACCATCCAGGCTCAGATCATGGAACTCATAGGGAAGCTGCGCGAGGAGATCGACCTGGCGGTGATGCTCATCACCCACGACCTGGGGGTGGTGGCGGGAGTGGCGGAGACGGTGCTGGTCATGTACGCGGGGAAGGTGGTGGAATACGCGGACATCGACCGCGTTTACTATAACTCCCGGCACCCCTATGCCTGGAGCCTCATGCGTTCCGTGCCGCGCCTGGACGAGAAGAAGGACCGCCTGCTGACCATCGGGGGCTCGCCGCCATCGCTCATCAACCTGCCGCCGGGATGCAGCTTCTCCCCGCGCTGCCCCTTCGGGGAAGAGGTGTGCGCCGTGGAGGAGCCTCCGCTCGTCGAGGTAGAGCCGGAGCATCTATCCGCCTGCCATTTCGCCATGGATTTCGAGAGGCACGGGCAGGGGGTGAAGTCCTGA
- a CDS encoding response regulator — MDKKKILIVDDDEALVRILSVNLTLEGYEVFAAFDGMTAVMNAHKIKPDLIILDIRMPAGDGFSVVERLKLSTNTFTIPIIVLSALPKEDIEDRALRAGVTHCFAKPFDNGELLRYIRDLIGAGEERSVVNA; from the coding sequence ATGGACAAGAAAAAGATCCTCATCGTCGACGATGACGAGGCCCTGGTAAGGATCCTGAGCGTCAACCTCACCCTCGAGGGTTACGAGGTTTTCGCCGCCTTCGACGGCATGACGGCGGTGATGAACGCCCACAAGATCAAGCCCGACCTGATCATCCTGGATATCAGGATGCCGGCCGGGGACGGCTTCAGCGTGGTGGAGAGGCTCAAGCTCTCCACCAACACCTTCACCATCCCCATCATCGTGTTGAGCGCGCTGCCCAAGGAGGATATCGAGGACCGGGCGCTGCGGGCGGGGGTGACGCACTGTTTCGCAAAGCCCTTCGACAACGGGGAGCTGTTGAGGTACATAAGGGACCTTATCGGGGCCGGAGAGGAGCGATCGGTAGTAAACGCTTGA
- a CDS encoding ABC transporter permease, with product MLVFILRRLYQTLIVVLGVVVLISFLLAIIPGDVARMRAPKGSSEQVLENIRKKFYLDKPFISRLGIYLRNILKLDLGESFTYKRSVWSIIGESLPWSFKLALAAEIIIVIFGILAGVISAVSRYSFWDVLVTISTSVLVAMPIYWIGRLMQLLFAQWLGWLPPSGAPPPGTAFLGGVKYYVMPALALAAVSTAYVARLARSSMLEVMRQDYIQTARAKGLSERRVTYKHALRNGLIPVVTYLGIDFGVLIGAAVLTEMIFNWPGVGHKLYFAVIQRDHTMVLGLVFVLVVIVVFINLLVDISYAFLDPRIRLGESPEVT from the coding sequence ATGCTCGTCTTTATTCTGCGCAGGCTCTACCAGACCTTGATCGTGGTATTGGGAGTCGTCGTCCTCATCTCCTTCCTCCTGGCCATCATCCCCGGCGACGTCGCCCGCATGCGCGCCCCCAAGGGATCTTCGGAGCAGGTGCTGGAGAACATCCGCAAGAAGTTCTATCTGGACAAACCCTTCATATCCCGCCTCGGCATCTACTTGAGGAACATCCTCAAGCTGGACCTGGGGGAATCATTCACCTACAAGCGCTCGGTGTGGTCCATCATCGGAGAGAGCCTGCCGTGGTCGTTCAAGCTGGCGTTGGCGGCGGAGATCATCATCGTGATCTTCGGCATCCTCGCGGGGGTTATATCGGCCGTATCGCGCTATTCCTTCTGGGATGTGCTGGTCACCATCAGTACCTCGGTGCTGGTGGCCATGCCCATCTACTGGATCGGCAGGCTGATGCAGCTTCTCTTCGCCCAGTGGCTGGGATGGTTGCCGCCCTCCGGCGCCCCTCCGCCGGGGACCGCCTTCCTGGGCGGCGTAAAGTATTACGTCATGCCGGCCTTGGCCTTGGCAGCCGTTTCCACCGCCTACGTGGCTCGGCTGGCACGTTCATCCATGCTGGAGGTGATGCGCCAGGATTACATCCAGACCGCGCGCGCCAAGGGCCTCTCCGAACGCAGGGTCACCTATAAGCACGCCCTGCGCAACGGTCTTATCCCGGTGGTGACCTACCTGGGCATAGATTTCGGGGTGCTCATCGGCGCGGCGGTGCTCACGGAGATGATCTTCAACTGGCCCGGGGTGGGGCACAAGCTGTATTTCGCGGTGATCCAGCGCGACCACACCATGGTGCTGGGCCTGGTGTTTGTGCTGGTGGTCATCGTGGTCTTCATCAACCTGCTCGTGGACATCTCGTACGCTTTCCTCGACCCGCGCATAAGGCTGGGCGAGTCTCCGGAGGTGACCTGA
- a CDS encoding ABC transporter substrate-binding protein, whose translation MRKGKTALILVVFIALAIGLAMIYAGCGEKKEEEEKGGKKKGGTFNYCLVSDPVSLDPAQLQESQGIEVGKQIFDGLMDNDPKTMELVPAMAESYEVSDDATVFTFKLKKGVKFHNGRECKAEDFVYSWNRVCDPDTASEVSYHMSAIKGYDEVTGGTAETLEGVKALDDYTLEVTLSYPYADFVYHTAHPVFSPIPKEVVEEYGSENFSEHPVGTGPFVFKEWVHEQQITVDKNPDYYGNEPYLDGVVFKIYQDEETAYQDFKAGALDDAQIPQGQFKAAEAEYGERAIFKAMLGIYYYGFNMNTSPWKDSKDLRQAFNWAVDRQTLCDVVMEGQRIPATGIVPPGIPGYQSNAMEYKYDPDKAKELLEKAGFPGGQGLPKLTLGYNTGVGHDTIAQFIQGNLKDVGVEFGIEGYEWGTYLDLIQGEQITFFRLGWLADYPIMDNFLYPLFYSENAGVDNMSQYKNEEVDRLLLEARSTIDEKERIELYRKAEKKILEDAPIMPLMFYKTSRVYSDKVGGYMRTPDDLTPLELVYFKE comes from the coding sequence ATGAGAAAGGGTAAGACAGCGCTTATCCTGGTGGTTTTCATCGCCCTGGCCATAGGCCTGGCCATGATCTACGCCGGGTGCGGCGAGAAGAAGGAGGAGGAGGAGAAGGGGGGGAAGAAGAAGGGCGGTACCTTCAACTACTGCCTGGTATCCGACCCCGTGTCCCTCGATCCGGCGCAGTTGCAGGAATCCCAGGGCATCGAGGTCGGCAAGCAGATATTCGACGGCCTCATGGACAACGATCCCAAGACCATGGAACTGGTGCCGGCCATGGCGGAGTCCTACGAGGTCAGCGACGACGCCACCGTCTTCACCTTCAAGCTCAAGAAGGGCGTGAAGTTCCATAACGGGCGCGAGTGCAAGGCGGAGGACTTCGTGTACTCCTGGAACCGGGTGTGCGACCCGGACACCGCCAGCGAGGTCTCCTACCACATGTCGGCCATCAAGGGCTACGACGAGGTGACCGGGGGCACCGCCGAGACCCTGGAGGGGGTCAAGGCCCTCGACGACTACACCCTGGAGGTCACCCTCTCCTATCCCTATGCCGACTTCGTGTACCACACCGCCCACCCCGTCTTCTCGCCCATCCCCAAGGAAGTGGTGGAGGAGTATGGGAGCGAGAACTTCAGCGAGCACCCGGTGGGGACCGGTCCCTTCGTGTTCAAGGAGTGGGTGCACGAACAGCAGATAACGGTGGATAAGAACCCCGATTACTACGGGAACGAGCCCTACCTTGACGGCGTGGTCTTCAAGATCTACCAGGACGAGGAGACCGCATATCAGGACTTCAAGGCCGGGGCACTGGACGACGCGCAGATCCCCCAGGGTCAGTTCAAGGCGGCGGAGGCCGAATATGGGGAGCGCGCCATATTCAAGGCCATGTTGGGGATCTACTACTACGGCTTCAACATGAACACCTCGCCGTGGAAGGACAGCAAGGACCTGCGCCAGGCCTTCAACTGGGCCGTCGACCGCCAGACCCTCTGCGACGTGGTCATGGAAGGGCAGCGCATCCCCGCCACGGGTATCGTCCCGCCCGGCATCCCCGGCTATCAGTCCAACGCTATGGAGTACAAGTACGACCCCGATAAGGCCAAGGAGCTGCTGGAGAAGGCCGGGTTCCCGGGAGGCCAGGGGCTTCCCAAGCTCACCCTGGGCTACAACACCGGTGTGGGCCACGACACCATCGCCCAGTTCATCCAGGGCAACCTCAAGGACGTGGGGGTGGAGTTCGGCATCGAGGGTTACGAATGGGGGACCTACCTCGACCTCATCCAGGGCGAGCAGATAACCTTCTTCCGCCTGGGATGGCTGGCCGACTACCCCATCATGGACAACTTCCTCTACCCGCTCTTCTACTCCGAGAACGCGGGCGTGGACAACATGAGCCAGTACAAGAACGAGGAGGTGGACCGGCTCTTGCTGGAGGCGCGCAGCACCATCGACGAGAAGGAGAGGATCGAGCTCTACCGCAAGGCCGAGAAGAAGATCCTCGAGGACGCGCCCATCATGCCCCTGATGTTCTACAAGACCTCCAGGGTGTACTCCGACAAGGTGGGAGGATACATGCGCACTCCCGATGACCTGACCCCCCTGGAGCTGGTCTATTTCAAGGAGTAA
- a CDS encoding ABC transporter ATP-binding protein, protein MLQVQGLTRLFGGLVAVNKVDLEVPEGSIMGIIGPNGAGKSTLFNLIGGAIPPDEGRVIFGGKDITGWRPYRVAREGIARTFQTTALFEELPVYVNLVIGRRMRTRSGLWDVLFRTPRMRRERDDTTARVLEVLEFTGLGRYANEPAGSIPQEAQKRLAIGVALMGDPRLLLLDEPTGGVGMGETDQIIALIGRVRERGITVCVIEHKMRMMMSLADRMVVLNFGVKIAEGEPRQICEDPAVIEAYLGECIA, encoded by the coding sequence CTGTTGCAGGTGCAGGGACTTACCCGCCTTTTCGGGGGCCTGGTGGCGGTGAACAAGGTGGACCTCGAGGTGCCGGAGGGTAGCATCATGGGGATAATCGGCCCCAACGGCGCCGGAAAGAGCACCCTGTTCAATCTCATCGGTGGGGCGATCCCGCCGGACGAGGGGCGCGTGATCTTCGGGGGAAAAGACATCACGGGCTGGAGGCCTTACCGGGTCGCCAGGGAGGGCATTGCCAGGACCTTCCAGACCACCGCCCTCTTCGAGGAGCTCCCCGTGTACGTCAACCTGGTCATCGGGCGGCGCATGCGCACCAGGTCCGGCCTATGGGACGTGCTGTTCAGGACCCCACGCATGCGGCGCGAGAGGGACGATACCACGGCCAGGGTCCTGGAGGTGCTGGAGTTCACCGGCCTCGGCCGGTACGCCAACGAGCCCGCGGGCTCCATACCCCAGGAGGCCCAGAAGAGGCTGGCCATCGGTGTGGCCCTTATGGGGGACCCGCGGCTGCTGCTCCTGGACGAGCCCACGGGCGGGGTGGGCATGGGGGAGACGGACCAGATCATCGCCCTCATCGGCCGGGTGAGGGAAAGGGGCATAACCGTCTGCGTCATCGAGCACAAGATGCGCATGATGATGAGCCTGGCGGACCGCATGGTGGTGCTGAACTTCGGGGTGAAGATCGCCGAGGGCGAGCCGCGGCAGATCTGCGAGGACCCCGCGGTCATCGAGGCATACTTGGGAGAGTGCATTGCTTGA
- a CDS encoding cyclase family protein — MARRFVDLSITIEDGLPSDPPAMIPKIMYLEHEAGAASMAEFFPGIDPAKDLPGGLGWAVEILTLATHSGTHLDAPWHYHPTMDGGKPAYTIEEVPLEWCMGPGVVLDFRQFPDGYRVMASDMEEAFDKLGYQLKEGDIVLVMTGADRYWGKPEYLLKGCGMGREATLWLLERGVRVTGTDAWSWDRPLPLIAKDFEETHDASLIWEGHFASIEKGYCHIEKLTNLDQLPPYGFTFFCFPIKIKKASAGWIRAVALVED; from the coding sequence ATGGCGAGGAGATTCGTGGACCTGAGCATAACCATAGAGGACGGCCTGCCGTCCGACCCCCCGGCCATGATCCCCAAGATCATGTACCTTGAGCACGAGGCTGGGGCGGCGTCCATGGCGGAGTTCTTCCCGGGCATAGACCCGGCGAAGGACCTGCCCGGCGGTTTGGGATGGGCGGTGGAGATACTCACCCTGGCCACCCACTCCGGCACCCACCTCGACGCCCCCTGGCACTACCATCCCACCATGGACGGGGGGAAGCCAGCCTATACCATAGAGGAGGTGCCCCTGGAATGGTGCATGGGTCCCGGCGTGGTGCTGGATTTCCGCCAATTTCCCGACGGCTACCGCGTCATGGCTTCCGACATGGAGGAGGCCTTCGACAAGCTGGGTTACCAGCTCAAGGAGGGGGACATCGTGCTGGTGATGACCGGCGCGGACAGGTATTGGGGCAAGCCGGAATACCTGCTCAAGGGCTGCGGCATGGGCAGGGAGGCTACCCTGTGGTTGCTGGAGCGGGGGGTGAGGGTCACCGGCACCGACGCCTGGTCCTGGGACCGCCCTCTGCCGCTCATCGCGAAGGATTTCGAGGAGACGCACGATGCCTCCCTCATCTGGGAGGGGCATTTCGCCTCCATCGAGAAGGGCTACTGCCATATAGAGAAACTGACCAACCTCGACCAGCTCCCTCCCTACGGCTTCACCTTCTTCTGCTTCCCCATCAAGATAAAGAAGGCCAGCGCGGGCTGGATCAGGGCGGTGGCCCTGGTGGAGGACTGA
- a CDS encoding branched-chain amino acid ABC transporter permease, protein MKAAGLIALLGVAAALPWMLGKYQVRILTLAMAWSIATLSLNLILGYTGQASLAHGAFLGIGAYSFGIMVQRVGLNFWVSLPLSCMITALLGLLVGLPSLRTRGPYFAIVTLCFNVIVLKVFENWTWLSGGIQGQVVPRPAFLAQRWARYYLVLAFLVLTLVVMRLVVKSLLGVTLMSIRSNEELAEAVGVNTFRNKLLAFVVSCFIVGLAGALLALENGQLDFTITNYLYSFYLLIYLLIGGIATLSGPVVGTVGLYLLLDYMKNIGIKGVEEFRYFLFGLILALVIIFFPMGIMGGVKRAWEWARDRFGKGDVEEAAG, encoded by the coding sequence TTGAAAGCCGCTGGCCTGATCGCGCTGCTCGGGGTCGCGGCCGCACTGCCCTGGATGCTGGGAAAATACCAGGTGCGCATCCTCACCCTGGCCATGGCCTGGAGCATTGCCACCCTGAGCCTCAACCTCATCCTGGGATACACCGGCCAGGCTTCCCTGGCGCACGGCGCTTTCCTGGGCATCGGGGCCTATTCCTTCGGCATCATGGTGCAGAGGGTGGGACTGAACTTCTGGGTCTCCCTCCCCCTGTCCTGCATGATAACCGCCCTGCTGGGCCTGCTGGTGGGGCTGCCCTCGCTGCGCACCAGGGGCCCTTACTTCGCCATCGTCACCCTGTGTTTCAACGTCATCGTCCTCAAGGTGTTCGAGAACTGGACCTGGTTATCGGGGGGCATCCAGGGGCAGGTGGTTCCCCGGCCCGCTTTCCTGGCGCAGCGCTGGGCCCGCTATTATCTGGTGCTCGCCTTCCTGGTGCTGACGCTGGTGGTCATGCGCCTCGTGGTGAAGTCGCTGCTGGGAGTGACGCTGATGTCCATCCGCAGCAACGAGGAGCTGGCGGAGGCGGTGGGGGTCAACACCTTCCGCAACAAGTTGCTGGCCTTCGTGGTGAGCTGCTTCATCGTGGGGCTGGCGGGAGCGCTTCTCGCCCTGGAGAACGGGCAGCTCGACTTCACCATCACCAACTACCTCTATTCCTTTTACCTGCTCATCTACCTGCTCATCGGCGGGATCGCGACCCTCTCGGGACCGGTGGTGGGGACCGTCGGTCTCTACCTTCTCCTGGACTACATGAAGAACATCGGCATCAAGGGGGTGGAGGAGTTCCGTTACTTTCTGTTCGGCCTCATCCTGGCGCTGGTGATCATCTTCTTCCCCATGGGCATCATGGGGGGCGTCAAGCGGGCATGGGAATGGGCCAGGGATCGCTTTGGCAAGGGTGATGTGGAGGAGGCGGCGGGATGA
- a CDS encoding ABC transporter permease: protein MEVEEFELALEKQRVHGRTALWADVWYRLRHNKMAMVGLVIIILLVLAAIFAPLLAPYDPNDQMEIRTPGGVKQPPTWKHWLGTDGLGRDILSRLIYGSRVSVEVGIVAVLISLVIGLFFGALAGYFGGWGDSVIMRTADIFFAFPTVLGAIAIMTVLGPGLINVFIAIGVLGWATIARIFRGSILSVKENEYVEAARAMGASNTRIIWKHIMPNAIQPIIVYATMGVGGAILAEAWLAFLGLGQQLPTPSWGNMLAEYLPFYTTDPWMMFIPGIAIVVSVLAFILLGDGLRDALDPRLKGSV from the coding sequence ATGGAGGTCGAGGAGTTCGAGCTGGCCCTGGAGAAACAGCGCGTGCACGGTCGCACCGCGCTGTGGGCGGACGTGTGGTACCGCCTGCGCCATAACAAGATGGCCATGGTGGGCCTGGTCATCATCATCCTGCTGGTGCTGGCGGCCATATTTGCCCCCCTACTGGCCCCTTATGATCCCAACGACCAGATGGAGATAAGGACTCCGGGCGGCGTCAAGCAGCCCCCCACCTGGAAGCACTGGCTGGGGACCGACGGCCTTGGCCGGGATATCCTCTCGCGCCTCATCTACGGCAGCCGGGTCTCAGTGGAGGTGGGCATCGTAGCCGTGCTCATAAGCCTGGTCATCGGTTTGTTCTTCGGTGCCCTGGCGGGCTATTTCGGGGGATGGGGAGATTCGGTGATCATGCGCACCGCTGACATCTTCTTCGCCTTCCCTACCGTGCTGGGGGCCATCGCCATCATGACCGTGTTGGGCCCGGGACTCATCAACGTGTTCATCGCCATCGGCGTGCTGGGCTGGGCCACCATCGCCAGAATCTTCCGGGGATCCATCCTCTCGGTGAAGGAGAACGAATACGTGGAGGCGGCGCGTGCCATGGGGGCGAGCAACACGCGCATCATCTGGAAGCACATCATGCCCAACGCCATACAGCCCATCATCGTCTATGCCACCATGGGCGTGGGAGGGGCCATCCTGGCCGAGGCCTGGCTGGCCTTCCTGGGGCTGGGCCAGCAGCTCCCCACGCCCAGCTGGGGTAACATGCTCGCCGAATACCTGCCCTTCTATACCACCGACCCCTGGATGATGTTCATCCCCGGCATCGCCATAGTGGTTAGCGTCCTGGCCTTCATCCTCCTGGGCGACGGCCTCAGGGACGCCCTGGACCCGAGGCTGAAAGGGAGCGTATAG
- a CDS encoding ABC transporter substrate-binding protein: MKSAIILTVALMVLALSLAGCGEKGGGKVTVRIGLTAPLSGIGAGYGQDIKAGLDMAIDAVNSRGGITIGDTTYIFELLASDDEMVPESALSNAQNFVLQKDIKVIWDPTANTIQSLMGINQTAGEEFLIMAYTSVPLYAQSPNKYMVTLPPPFSVYVKEWIKMAMGKGWKKMGMLQTTGAYGDLWGKTMKDAWTKAGGTVVAEAPASYYTESDFTPYLTTVLAANPDVIFCGGPSDPTALVIEQARSLGFKGGFIVIDQAKLDDIADKTGMEKLEGCIGVLPVEQGAENWPAMKDFAEKYKDEYGERVTWETAICYTGFHILVNAMKEAGSVDDVAAIRAGFAAGNAAVTSGEEFPVAYSGINDDTGALLMPGTATIVENGKFVGMEMVEWWKQ, from the coding sequence GTGAAATCGGCGATCATACTGACGGTGGCCTTGATGGTGCTCGCTCTCTCCCTCGCCGGTTGCGGCGAGAAAGGAGGGGGTAAGGTCACGGTGAGAATAGGCCTCACGGCTCCCCTGAGCGGCATAGGCGCGGGTTACGGCCAGGACATCAAGGCCGGTCTGGACATGGCCATAGACGCCGTCAACTCCAGGGGAGGAATCACCATAGGAGACACCACCTACATCTTCGAACTCCTGGCCTCGGACGACGAGATGGTCCCGGAGTCGGCGCTTTCCAACGCACAGAACTTCGTGCTCCAGAAGGACATCAAGGTGATCTGGGACCCCACCGCCAACACCATCCAGTCCCTGATGGGCATCAACCAGACGGCGGGCGAGGAGTTCCTGATCATGGCCTACACCAGCGTCCCTCTGTATGCGCAGTCCCCCAACAAGTACATGGTGACCCTTCCCCCGCCCTTCTCCGTATATGTCAAGGAATGGATCAAGATGGCCATGGGCAAGGGATGGAAGAAGATGGGTATGCTCCAGACCACGGGCGCTTACGGGGACCTGTGGGGTAAGACCATGAAGGACGCCTGGACCAAGGCGGGCGGAACGGTGGTGGCGGAGGCCCCGGCCAGCTATTACACGGAGTCCGACTTCACCCCCTACCTCACCACCGTCCTCGCCGCCAACCCCGACGTCATCTTCTGCGGGGGGCCTTCAGATCCCACAGCGCTGGTCATCGAGCAGGCACGCAGCCTCGGGTTCAAGGGCGGGTTCATCGTCATCGACCAGGCCAAGCTGGACGATATCGCGGACAAGACGGGCATGGAGAAGCTGGAGGGGTGCATCGGCGTGCTGCCCGTGGAGCAGGGGGCCGAGAACTGGCCGGCCATGAAAGACTTTGCCGAGAAATACAAGGACGAGTACGGCGAGAGGGTCACCTGGGAGACGGCCATCTGCTATACCGGCTTCCACATCCTGGTCAACGCCATGAAAGAGGCGGGCAGCGTGGACGACGTGGCCGCCATCCGCGCGGGCTTCGCCGCGGGCAACGCCGCCGTGACCTCGGGCGAGGAGTTTCCGGTGGCGTACTCCGGCATCAACGACGACACCGGTGCCCTGCTCATGCCGGGGACGGCCACCATCGTCGAGAACGGCAAGTTCGTGGGCATGGAGATGGTGGAGTGGTGGAAGCAGTAG